From the Labrus mixtus chromosome 17, fLabMix1.1, whole genome shotgun sequence genome, one window contains:
- the LOC132991792 gene encoding macrophage mannose receptor 1: MDRVLLQLLSFAALLAGAHCQCHQGWREYENKCYFFSTDTKSWLEAQSFCLSQRSNLMSIQDIHERLWIRTQIDAEIYWFGLNDRIAESVWEWADGVPFNEHLSFWAPGQPDNWGAEPGEDCGQVLGGSYGQWNDENCDVKRKYICKHVNSNPVPRCDLNNGWRQYGSNCYKLNADTRKSWSDARHDCVQNGGDLVSITSAAEEQYITGELDPSRFDLWIGLSTLKCNKIGCQVEAGNTQWAWSDATAVGFLNWGTDEPTLDAQVGSCSAIIKDASDQFGKWKSHMCRHERPYMCKRPLNTICPSGWLSFSGSCYWMVSNINLLTTWHDAFTKCSDQGAHLLIINSQEEQFFINGKLPDFHQVDIPDIWLGLSDKDQDGDFRWVDKTAITFSNYGPGWPQNTASVWDCGQIFTGNYQGKWETTNCFKRLGYICEMTGGQNPKPTATPDSHCDSGYLLYGDFCYQFETEVVKSWQDAESHCAGEQAHLVSVHSEEELSFIVAHMPAQAWIGLNDISIEGQFVYSDGTPADFLLWGPNQPDNWQNNEDCVHIRGADHSEPGKFNDDFCTSTKEFICKKAKGQGPPPQPPTSGPGWNVKCGSWMADPFNDYCYLFNYLSMRTWAEARADCLNQGGDLVSVTDPFEQAFIQGVIQLSPTGISLWMGGHDSVTEGGWEWVDGSPFRYIRWNAGNPDNYYGEDCLSILINNGYWNDDNCENKRGYICKRKGDTPEPPPPHDGYMTALICDGSSAVLHCPQESVINIQSAFYGRKSDDICPHLDGSTGSCTVEGVLPRFRKSCDNKPFCFVYPPEVVDPCPDVSKYIEIVYTCEQKVCLHGLGIEDRNISDSQLSASSSIGGFTPSQARLNGNSCWRPSGSATSSWIQVNLGQTRKITGIVIQGCPQYDYWVTKFKIQHSMDGTTWTDHTPDGPFFPGATDRNTPETQLLGTPMSAQYVRILPLEFSGQAGLRFDVLGCTPDYAISCASWPNFNFANDKMTVHCPARCANSYYRLYGTSTYRGDSNICAAAIHAGVILNEVGGDCTLLKQEGQNFYPGSTRNGITSLQYDGNYAVSYTFADGELRCSGPDWYEFGEFCYKPFEDKKTWRDAQSTCRSMGAELVSIRSMTEQSWLESYLYLATSDVWTGLNDLVVPGMFTWSDEHMVTFTYWAPGEPNNHDGFSEDCVEMLYQSGRWNDVSCSELNTYICKMPKAHYPVPSVKPTVYGCPQGWDAYGYACYWMEETGRSWSDAKDFCKAQGGFLLHIGDIYEQAHFTVALTGKTGMWWIGLRAGGQDGGVDYEWDNGSPLTFTHWDREQPDNGDGTCVAMTTGAVGGFWDDKQCLEKYSFVCEKPRPDITPPTKPPTPPPAEGCADSWTALPAFRHCYRLFHDVKWSQKKSWGAANEDCVSRGAILVSIHSQAEEEFLSVYSKGTSKWIGLKHNPTEGGYSWSDGTPLSHTNWGPGEPNNHEGREECVEMVSTTNGTFSWWNDLNCDAHQDWICMIAKGKKPILPPIPPPPVPAPDCGSNPGWRKNKDICYYYNDTDVVDFHTAMRRCYAEKASLVSILSKEEQAYVNSMVGTGEVSASWIGMRMFGTAGGQYMWVDFSPLTYTHWGPGEPNNANGEEQCVQMNRHQGGWNDANCGRAGAGYVCKKYPGDIHTPPPPTQPWEGNCPAGWIRFNNKCFMFKGKKGEIKANWSYARSWCKDQGGDLAVIDNQYENDFVSSYLRDLELPTWIGMSDLLVENQYAWSDGVSPVLYTNWNDKEPNNAGGAEHCVALAHNHLVSGKWNDDACHKDHSFVCSRKKSSSIDPPPPTKNPCPAGYISWYMNCYKLVEEKATWEAAQTACAQQGGNLASIDMSYDQAFVAGVVLKGKEDAWIGLKRKEDGSYTWTDGWPVFFTQWGPGEPSNIKDEGCVSMHGSRAFHGTWNDTQCDLAKPYICKISSEKPPPTPAPGDGRCLPFWMPYGRYCYGVYDGQQGFSWPDSRHYCQSIKAELVSIHSRAEVEFIRNLNYTNNHNVWIGLTRDNNFGWGWTDRTSLGFLNWAPGEPNAAFHPGEVAEENCVEMYADGRWNDNNCLNKRGFVCRHRQYYTTDDGGNPVFPTDGPGGSNGGVIAGAIIAAVVIVTLIFGLLFYVFRIRGYKLSSLSLPTRTTSRVDVPAFTNPNFGGESDT, encoded by the exons atGGACAGAGTgcttctgcagctgctcagcTTTGCTGCTCTTCTGGCTGGTG CCCACTGTCAGTGTCATCAAGGCTGGAGAGAGTATGAGAATAAATGTTACTTCTTCTCGACTGATACAAAGTCGTGGCTGGAGGCTCAGTCCTTCTGTTTGAGCCAGAGAAGCAACCTGATGAGTATTCAGGACATCCATGAGAGG CTGTGGATAAGGACTCAAATCGACGCAGAGATCTACTGGTTCGGTCTGAATGATCGGATTGCAGAAAGTGTTTGGGAGTGGGCGGATGGGGTTCCTTTTAATGAACACTTATC ATTCTGGGCACCGGGTCAGCCTGATAACTGGGGTGCTGAACCAGGCGAGGACTGTGGTCAGGTGTTAGGAGGCAGCTATGGACAGTGGAATGACGAGAACTGCGACGTCAAGAGGAAATACATCTGCAAGCACGTGAACT CGAACCCTGTCCCTCGGTGTGACTTAAACAACGGCTGGAGACAATACGGCTCCAACTGCTACAAGCTGAATGCAGACACCAGGAAGAGTTGGTCGGATGCGAGACACGACTGTGTGCAGAACGGAGGAGACCTGGTGTCCATCACTTCAGCGGCAGAGGAGCAgtacatcacaggagaactggACCCGTCGCGCTTTGACCTCTGGATTGGATTGTCCACTCTA AAATGCAACAAGATTGGATGTCAAGTTGAAGCCGGAAACACTCAGTGGGCCTGGTCTGATGCTACAGCAGTGGGTTTTTTAAACTGGGGTACAGATGAACCAACACT GGACGCTCAGGTCGGCTCGTGTTCTGCAATCATCAAAGATGCATCAGATCAATTTGGGAAATGGAAATCACACATGTGCAGACATGAGCGCCCTTACATGTGTAAACGACCACTGAACA CCATCTGCCCCTCCGGCTGGCTGAGCTTCTCAGGCAGCTGTTACTGGATGGTCAGTAACATCAATCTGTTGACCACCTGGCACGATGCTTTCACCAAGTGCTCAGATCAGGGGGCCCACCTGCTCATAATAAACAG TCAGGAGGAACAGTTCTTCATTAACGGGAAACTTCCAGACTTCCACCAAGTAGACATCCCCGACATCTGGCTTGGTTTATCAG ATAAAGATCAAGACGGGGATTTCAGATGGGTTGATAAAACTGCGATTACTTTTTCCAACTATGGTCCTGGTTGGCCCCAAAACACTGCAAGCGTCTGGGACTGTGGACAAATCTTCACAG GGAATTATCAAGGCAAATGGGAAACAACAAACTGCTTCAAGAGACTGGGTTACATTTGTGAGATGACTGGTGGACAGAACCCCAAACCCACTGCAACTCCCG ATTCCCACTGTGACTCTGGGTATTTGTTGTACGGGGACTTCTGCTATCAGTTTGAGACTGAGGTTGTGAAAAGCTGGCAGGATGCAGAGTCTCACTGTGCAGGCGAGCAGGCTCACCTGGTCAGTGTTCACTCTGAGGAGGAACTGAGCTTCATTGTTG CTCACATGCCGGCACAGGCCTGGATCGGTTTGAATGATATCAGTATTGAAGGCCAGTTTGTGTACTCCGATGGAACTCCTGCA GACTTCCTCCTATGGGGGCCCAACCAGCCAGACAACTGGCAGAACAACGAGGACTGTGTGCACATCAGAGGGGCGGATCACTCTGAACCTGGAAAATTCAACGACGATTTCTGCACCTCCACAAAAGAATTTATCTGCAAAAAAG CCAAGGGACAAGGACCTCCTCCTCAGCCACCAACATCTGGACCAG gctggAATGTTAAATGTGGTTCGTGGATGGCCGACCCTTTCAACGACTACTGCTACCTGTTTAACTACCTGTCCATGAGGACTTGGGCGGAGGCTCGAGCCGACTGTCTCAACCAGGGAGGAGACCTCGTCAGTGTCACAGATCCCTTTGAACAGGCCTTCATACAAG GCGTGATCCAGCTGAGTCCTACAGGGATCTCTTTGTGGATGGGCGGTCATGACTCGGTCACTGAAGGCGGCTGGGAGTGGGTTGATGGTTCTCCTTTCAGATACATCCGTTGGAATGCAG GTAATCCAGACAACTATTACGGTGAGGACTGCCTCTCAATACTCATTAACAACGGCTACTGGAATGACGACAACTGTGAGAACAAGAGAGGATACATCTGCAAGCGGAAAG gagACACACCGGAGCCTCCTCCACCTCATGATG GTTATATGACGGCTCTAATCTGTGATGGCTCCTCCGCTGTGCTTCACTGTCCACAAGAAAGTGTTATCAACATCCAGTCGGCCTTCTACGGGCGAAAGAGCGATGACATCTGTCCACATCTGGATGGATCGACTG GAAGCTGTACCGTGGAAGGTGTCCTTCCTCGCTTTAGAAAGTCATGTGACAACAAACCCTTCTGCTTCGTGTACCCCCCTGAAGTCGTCGACCCTTGTCCAGATGTTTCCAAATACATCGAGATTGTCTACACCTGTGAACAAAAAG TGTGTCTGCACGGCCTGGGCATCGAGGACAGAAACATCTCAGACTCCcagctctctgcctcctcctccatcgGTGGATTCACGCCCAGCCAAGCCCGTCTGAATGGAAATTCCTGCTGGAGACCCTCAGGGAGCG caacTTCAAGCTGGATCCAGGTTAACTTGGGCCAGACCAGAAAAATAACAGGAATAGTGATCCAGGGTTGTCCTCAATATGACTACTGGGTCACCAAATTTAAGATCCAGCACAGTATGGACGGCACAACCTGGACTGACCACACTCCTGACGGACCG tttttcCCGGGCGCAACAGACAGAAATACTCCTGAGACTCAGCTGCTGGGTACGCCTATGTCAGCTCAATATGTGCGCATCCTCCCACTGGAGTTCAGCGGTCAGGCAGGCCTTCGCTTTGACGTCTTAGGATGCACACCGGACT ATGCAATCTCATGCGCCAGTTGGCCAAACTTCAACTTTGCCAATGACAAAATGAC AGTCCACTGTCCAGCCCGCTGTGCCAATTCTTATTACAGGTTGTATGGCACTTCAACATATCGTGGG GACTCAAACATCTGTGCTGCAGCCATCCACGCTGGAGTGATCTTAAATGAAGTCGGAGGAGATTGCACTCTGTTGAAGCAGGAAGGACAGAACTTCTACCCCGGCTCCACCAGGAACGGCATCACTTCCTTACA ATATGATGGAAACTATGCTGTGTCCTACACGTTTGCTGATGGAG agctgAGGTGTTCAGGGCCCGACTGGTACGAGTTTGGAGAGTTCTGCTACAAACCTTTTGAAGACAAGAAGACATGGAGAGACGCCCAGAGCACCTGCAGGAGCATGGGTGCTGAACTCGTATCTATCCGCTCGATGACGGAGCAGAGCTGGTTGGAAAGCTACTTGTACTTGG CCACCAGTGACGTGTGGACCGGTCTGAATGACCTAGTTGTACCTGGAATGTTCACCTGGTCAGACGAACACATGGTGACCTTCACCTACTGGGCTCCAGGAGAACCAAACAACCACGACGGGTTCAGTGAAGACTGTGTGGAGATGTTGTATCAG TCTGGTCGATGGAACGACGTATCGTGCTCAGAACTCAACACCTACATCTGCAAAATGCCCAAAGCTCATTACCCAGTGCCCTCTGTGAAGCCGACTGTATACGGATGCCCTCAG GGCTGGGACGCCTACGGCTACGCCTGCTACTGGATGGAGGAGACTGGCAGGAGCTGGTCTGACGCTAAGGACTTCTGTAAAGCGCAGGGCGGCTTCCTGCTGCACATCGGAGACAT ATACGAGCAGGCACATTTTACAGTGGCACTGACGGGGAAGACCGGTATGTGGTGGATCGGCCTGCGTGCTGGAGGACAAGATGGAGGGGTGGACTACGAGTGGGACAATGGCTCACCTCTGACCTTCACTCACTGGGACAGAGAGCAGCCAG ATAACGGGGATGGTACGTGTGTGGCCATGACAACCGGTGCTGTTGGAGGTTTCTGGGATGACAAGCAGTGCTTAGAGAAATACTCCTTCGTCTGCGAGAAACCCAGACCCGACATCACTCCACCCACGAAGCCCCCGACTCCCCCTCCTGCAGAGGGCTGTGCTGACAGCTGGACGGCTCTGCCTGCGTTCAGACACTGTTACAGG CTCTTCCATGATGTGAAATGGTCTCAAAAGAAAAGCTGGGGAGCAGCCAATGAGGACTGCGTCTCCAGAGGAGCTATCCTGGTCAGCATCCACAGTCAGGCGGAGGAAGAGTTTTTATCTGTGTACAGTAAAGGCACCAGCAAGTGGATCGGCCTCAAACACAACCCCACAGAAGGAG GCTATTCCTGGAGCGATGGCACTCCGCTGTCCCACACAAACTGGGGTCCCGGGGAGCCGAACAACCACGAGGGACGCGAAGAGTGTGTGGAGATGGTGAGCACCACCAACGGTACCTTCTCCTGGTGGAACGATCTCAACTGTGACGCTCACCAAGACTGGATCTGCATGATCGCAAAAGGAAAGAAACCTATCCTGCCCCCAATTCCCCCACCTCCTGTCCCAG CTCCCGATTGCGGTTCAAATCCCGGCTGGAGAAAGAACAAGGACATCTGCTACTACTACAACGACACTGACGTGGTGGACTTCCACACGGCCATGAGACGCTGCTACGCTGAGAAGGCCTCACTCGTCTCCATCCTCAGCAAAGAGGAACAGGCGTACGTTAACAGCATG GTGGGAACAGGTGAGGTTTCTGCGTCGTGGATTGGGATGAGGATGTTTGGCACTGCAGGTGGACAATACAT GTGGGTGGACTTCTCCCCGTTGACATACACTCACTGGGGTCCGGGTGAGCCCAACAACGCGAATGGGGAGGAACAGTGTGTGCAGATGAACAGACATCAGG GTGGATGGAACGATGCCAACTGCGGTCGCGCTGGAGCAGGTTACGTTTGTAAGAAGTACCCCGGGGACATCCACACCCCTCCTCCACCCACACAGCCGTGGGAGGGCAACTGCCCCGCAG GTTGGATTCGTTTCAACAACAAGTGCTTCATGTTCAAAGGGAAGAAAGGAGAAATCAAAGCCAACTGGTCTTACGCTCGGAGTTGGTGCAAAGACCAAGGAGGAGACCTGGCCGTTATTGATAACCAGTACGAGAACG aCTTTGTGTCCAGTTACCTGAGAGACCTGGAGCTCCCTACGTGGATCGGCATGTCAGATCTGTTGGTGGAGAATCAGTATGCGTGGAGTGACGGGGTCAGCCCTGTGCTCTACACAAACTGGAACGACAAGGAGCCAAACAACGCAGGAGGAGCA GAGCACTGCGTGGCGTTGGCTCATAACCACCTGGTGAGCGGCAAGTGGAACGATGACGCCTGCCATAAGGATCACAGCTTCGTCTGCTCCAGGAAGAAAT CCAGCAGCATCGACCCTCCACCCCCAACCAAGAACCCGTGCCCGGCCGGCTACATCTCCTGGTACATGAACTGCTACAAGCTGGTGGAGGAGAAGGCGACCTGGGAGGCAGCTCAGACGGCCTGTGCTCAGCAGGGGGGAAACCTGGCCAGTATCGACATGAGCTACGACCAGGCCTTCGTCGCTGGAGTCGTCCTGAAGGGCAAAGAAGACGCCTGGATCGGACTCAAGCGCAAG GAGGACGGCTCCTACACGTGGACGGACGGCTGGCCCGTGTTCTTCACTCAGTGGGGGCCGGGTGAGCCCAGCAACATAAAAGACGAGGGCTGCGTCAGCATGCACGGTTCGCGCGCCTTCCACGGGACCTGGAACGACACCCAGTGCGACCTAGCTAAACCTTACATCTGCAAGATCTCCTCAG AGAAACCTCCGCCGACTCCAGCCCCTGGTGACGGAAGGTGTCTGCCATTCTGGATGCCCTACGGCCGCTACTGTTACGGCGTGTACGACGGTCAACAGGGTTTCTCTTGGCCGGATTCCCGACACTACTGCCAGTCCATCAAGGCAGAGCTGGTGTCTATCCACAGCAGGGCGGAGGTCGAGTTCATCAGGAACCTCAACTACACCAATAATCACAACGTCTGGATCGGCCTCACCCGGGACAACAACT TTGGCTGGGGCTGGACGGACAGGACGTCTCTTGGCTTCCTCAACTGGGCTCCCGGTGAGCCGAACGCAGCGTTTCACCCGGGAGAAGTGGCTGAAGAGAACTGTGTCGAGATGTACGCGGACGGACGCTGGAATGACAACAACTGCCTCAACAAGAGAGGCTTCGTATGCCGACACCGCCAGT ACTATACAACAGATGATGGCGGTAATCCAGTTTTCCCCACTGATGGTCCTGGTGGCAGCA ATGGAGGGGTGATAGCCGGCGCCATCATTGCAGCCGTTGTGATTGTCACCTTGATATTTGGACTGCTGTTCTATGTGTTCAGAATCCGGGGTTACAAACTCAGCAGCCTGAGTCTGCCAACAAGAACAACCAGTCGTGTTGATGTG cCCGCTTTCACCAACCCAAACTTCGGAGGAGAATCAGACACATAG
- the klhl8 gene encoding kelch-like protein 8 — MAPGDVVPDHPKQPKPKEKRPGNRASKADCEPDGSFIFEAHEAWKDFHNSLRHFYEVGELCDVTLKVGSRLIPCHKLVLACVIPYFRAMFLSEMSEAKQELIEIKDFDGDAIQDLVHFAYSSKLTLTVDNVQPLLYAACILQVELVARACCEYMKAHFHPTNCLAVRTFAESHNRVDLMDMADRYACEHFTEVVECEDFTCVSPQHLRTLLSSSELNIHSETQVYNAAVKWLKANPQHHEAWLDQIMSQVRLPLLPVEFLTGTVAKDEMIKGNLSCRDLMDEARNYHLHLSNKVVQDFEYTVRTIPRKHTAGVLFCVGGRGGSGDPFRSIECYSITKNSWFFGPEMNSRRRHVGVISVGGKVYAVGGHDGNEHLGNMEMFDPLTNKWMMKASMNTKRRGIALAALGGPIYAIGGLDDNSCFNDVERYDIESDCWSAVAPMNTPRGGVGSVALGSYVYAVGGNDGVASLSSVERFNPHLNKWTEVSEMGQRRAGNGVSKLNGCLYVVGGFDDNSPLSSVERFDPRMHRWEYVSELTTPRGGVGVATVMGRVFAVGGHNGNIYLNTVEAFEPRMNRWELVGSVSHCRAGAGVAVCSSHVSQIRDVGQGSSNVANCM; from the exons ATGGCACCAGGGGATGTGGTGCCTGACCATCCCAAGCAGCCCAAGCCAAAGGAGAAGCGACCTGGAAACAGGGCATCGAAAGCAGACTGTGAGCCGGATGGATCCTTTATCTTTGAGGCTCATGAGGCTTGGAAAGACTTCCACAACTCCCTCAGGCATTTCTATGAAGTGGGCGagctctgtgatgtcacactgaaG GTCGGCAGTAGGTTGATACCATGCCACAAGCTAGTACTTGCTTGTGTAATCCCCTACTTCAg GGCCATGTTCCTGTCTGAGATGTCCGAGGCTAAGCAGGAGCTGATAGAGATCAAGGACTTTGACGGTGATGCTATCCAAGACCTGGTCCATTTTGCCTACTCATCCAAGCTCACACTAACTGTGGACAATGTGCAGCCGCTGCTCTATGCTGCCTGCATCCTCCAG GTGGAGTTGGTGGCGAGAGCGTGCTGCGAGTACATGAAGGCCCACTTCCACCCCACAAACTGCCTGGCTGTTCGTACCTTCGCTGAGAGCCACAACCGCGTGGACCTGATGGACATGGCAGATCGCTACGCCTGCGAACACTTCACTGAGGTGGTGGAGTGTGAGGACTTCACGTGCGTGTCTCCGCAGCACTTGCGCACATTACTGTCCTCCAGCGAGCTCAACATCCACTCAGAGACACAGGTGTACAACGCCGCAGTGAAATGGCTCAAAGCGAACCCGCAGCACCACGAGGCCTGGCTGGACCAGATCATGTCTCAG GTGCGCCTCCCACTGCTCCCTGTAGAGTTTCTGACCGGAACAGTAGCGAAGGACGAGATGATCAAAGGTAACCTGAGTTGTCGTGACCTTATGGACGAGGCCAGGAACTACCACCTTCACCTCAGCAACAAGGTGGTGCAAGACTTTGAGTATACAGTGCGCACCATTCCCCGGAAACACACTGCAG GGGTTTTGTTCTGCGTGGGTGGCCGTGGGGGTTCAGGTGACCCATTTCGCAGCATCGAGTGCTACTCCATCACTAAGAACAGCTGGTTCTTCGGCCCTGAAATGAACAGCAGGAGGCGTCACGTGGGTGTAATATCTGTAGGAG GTAAAGTATATGCTGTTGGAGGCCACGATGGTAATGAACACTTAGGCAACATGGAGATGTTTGACCCCCTCACCAACAAGTGGATGATGAAAGCCTCTATGAACACAAAGAG GAGGGGCATTGCCCTGGCAGCTCTTGGGGGTCCTATCTATGCTATCGGAGGTCTGGATGACAACTCCTGCTTCAACGATGTGGAGCGATACGACATCGAAAGTGACTGCTGGAGCGCCGTGGCACCCATGAACACACCCAGAGGAGGAGTGGGCTCTGTGGCATTGGGG AGTTATGTGTATGCTGTGGGAGGTAATGATGGTGTGGCATCATTGTCCAGCGTGGAGCGCTTTAACCCACATCTCAACAAGTGGACAGAGGTCAGCGAGATGGGCCAGCGACGGGCCGGAAATGGAGTCAGCAAACTCAATGGCTGCCTCTATGTAGTTG GGGGTTTTGATGACAATTCACCCCTGAGCTCCGTTGAGCGCTTTGACCCAAGAATGCACCGCTGGGAGTACGTGTCTGAGCTGACCACCCCCCGCGGTGGGGTCGGGGTCGCCACGGTAATGGGAAGAGTGTTTGCAGTTGGGGGTCACAATGGGAACATCTACCTGAACACGGTGGAGGCTTTTGAGCCTCGAATGAACAG ATGGGAGCTGGTGGGATCAGTGTCTCACTGCCGTGCCGGAGCCGGAGTGGCCGTCTGTTCGTCTCATGTCAGCCAGATCAGGGACGTTGGCCAGGGCTCCAGCAACGTGGCCAACTGCATGTGA